One Pyrus communis chromosome 4, drPyrComm1.1, whole genome shotgun sequence genomic region harbors:
- the LOC137732886 gene encoding uncharacterized protein: MPRGETCYVSREYQGCPVLVEDVVMLANLVPLDIVDFDVILGMDWLHYNRAKLDCYEKAVRAKKLLRKECQGYLVHVVLNEDTSPRVEDVRVVRHFPDVFPDELPGLPPDREVEFAIDLILALPDDSGNFEIYTDAFLNGLGCVLMQYGKWQMHLAEKSRSRISALHACRIPLLTEVRSIRVDLEVEDREEALLTSFRVRPILIDCVLEAQMNDAESQELIQVVSDGKKKDLKIRNSDGMLMQGNRMFTSKFWVAFQEALGSRLLYSTTYHPQTDRQSERTIQTLEDVLRASVLQFGDAWHKHLALSIGERVLVDPEIVDKTTQNIQVIKANLKADQDRQKSIANKHATDRVYKVGDWITERVGEVAYRLELPPKLSKVHDVFHVSMLHHYVSDSSHVIPPQPLEINLDVTYDEEPVTILDWKDKVLRNKTVRMVKVLWRNHLVEKATWETEERMRDLYPRLFYGY, from the exons ATGCCTAGAGGTGAGACATGTTATGTTAGCAGGGAGTATCAGGGATGTCCTGTTCTGGTGGAGGATGTTGTCATGCTAGCTAATCTTGTTCCTCTGGATATTGTCGATTTCGATGTTATTCTGGGTATGGATTGGTTACATTACAATCGTGCCAAGTTGGATTGTTATGAGAAG GCTGTAAGAGCAAAGAAACTGTTGAGGAAAGAATGTCAGGGCTATCTAGTTCATGTGGTATTGAACGAGGATACTTCTCCTCGTGTGGAAGATGTTCGggtagtcaggcattttcctgatgtttttcctgatgAATTACCTGGATTACCACCAGATCGTGAAGTGGAATTCGCTATAGATTTAATTCTAG CACTTCCAGATGATAGTGGGAACTTCGAGATTTATACTGATGCTTTCTTGAATGGCTTAGGTTGTGTGTTAATGCAGTATGGCAAG TGGCAGATGCACTTAGCAGAAAAATCACGCAGCCGAATTAGTGCTCTACATGCATGTCGTATTCCCCTCCTCACTGAAGTGAGATCTATTAGAGTTGATTTAGAAGTGGAAGATCGGGAAGAAGCCTTACTTACTAGTTTTCGAGTCAGACCAATCTTGATAGATTGTGTGCTCGAGGCTCAAATGAATGATGCAGAATCTCAGGAATTAATTCAGGTAGTTTCAgacgggaaaaagaaagatctcaAGATTAGGAATTCTGATGGTATGCTGATGCAGGGCAACCGAAT GTtcacttctaaattttgggtagctttccaggaagctcTCGGTTCGAGATTGCTCTACAGCACGACTTATCACCCTCAGACGGATAGGCAATCTGAGAGAACCATTCAGACGCTGGAAGATGTGCTGAGAGCCTCGGTTTTGCAGTTTGGAGATGCTTGGCATAAGCATTTAGCTTTATCAA TTGGCGAGAGAGTGCTGGTGGATCCTGAGATTGTGGATAAGACTACGCAGAATATCCAGGTGATTAAAGCTAACCTAAAAGCAGACCAGGATCGACAGAAGAGTATCGCTAATAAACATGCCACTGACAGAGTATATAAagttggagattgg ATCACcgagcgagttggtgaagttgcCTACAGGCTTGAGCTACCTCCAAAGTTATCAAAGGTACATGACGTTTTCCATGTATCTATGCTTCATCATTATGTCTCTGATTCATCGCAcgtgatccctcctcaaccactaGAGATTAATCTGGATGTGACCTACGATGAGGAGCCAGTGACGATCTTGGATTGGAAAGATAAAGTTCTTCGGAACAAGACCGTTCgtatggtgaaagttttgtggaggaaccattTAGTCGAGAAGGCCACCTGGGAAACTGAAGAGCGTATGCGAGACTTGTATCCACGTCTGTTTTATGGTTATTGA